One Longimicrobiaceae bacterium genomic region harbors:
- a CDS encoding GAF domain-containing SpoIIE family protein phosphatase — protein MSPPASPPARLPDAARALVDDFRRECGREVRVWARTGAGWASTGDGEYGAGEHAPGPDAAELEDGAGGGFRIEVLGAPPDEARPLARFLARSVERALRHDAEVRSMSREIIERYEEITLLYSISEILGSVISLESAAGTILEEVIGILGARRAALWVYDAEKGQLELAAAVGGDGQPGPIVVSDPCSVTAQVFRERHAVLLGPDEEYPRPGCDATNLQRGSFLSVPVSYTPPEGEARTIGVINLVGRSTSEAFSAGDLKLLSAIASQIGAAVENSRLVEESLRQERMVREMELAHDLQLKLLPSTEQFDGYAEVAARCVPAESVGGDFYHLFRLPGGRLGAMIGDVSSHGFGAALIMALTMSAVAIHASEGDPPAEVLRRVHRTLIDELETTEMYLTLFYGVIDPEGGRITYANAGHGHAFRVRGDGATERLRATDPPLGIVDLEEYHEDQVPWARGEDLLFLFTDGLSDSLEAGEVEGSRILLDEVARGRGMGVRELIERLFVLGAPPGGGSIPADDRTALLVRL, from the coding sequence ATGTCTCCCCCCGCCTCCCCTCCCGCCCGCCTCCCCGACGCGGCACGCGCCCTGGTGGACGACTTCCGCCGCGAGTGCGGGCGCGAGGTGCGCGTCTGGGCGCGCACCGGGGCGGGGTGGGCCTCCACCGGGGACGGGGAGTACGGGGCCGGCGAGCACGCCCCCGGTCCCGACGCCGCCGAGCTGGAGGACGGGGCGGGCGGCGGGTTCCGGATCGAGGTGCTGGGCGCCCCGCCCGACGAGGCCCGCCCGCTGGCCCGCTTCCTGGCCCGCAGCGTGGAGCGCGCCCTCCGGCACGACGCGGAGGTGCGCTCCATGAGCCGCGAGATCATCGAGCGCTACGAGGAGATCACCCTCCTCTACTCCATCAGCGAGATCCTGGGGTCCGTCATCTCCCTGGAGAGCGCGGCGGGGACCATCCTGGAGGAGGTGATCGGGATCCTGGGCGCCCGCCGGGCCGCCCTCTGGGTCTACGACGCCGAAAAGGGGCAGCTGGAGCTCGCCGCCGCCGTGGGCGGGGACGGGCAGCCCGGTCCCATCGTGGTTTCCGACCCGTGCTCCGTCACCGCGCAGGTCTTCCGCGAGCGGCACGCGGTGCTCCTGGGACCGGACGAGGAGTACCCGCGCCCCGGCTGCGACGCCACGAACCTGCAGCGGGGCTCCTTCCTTTCCGTACCGGTGAGCTACACCCCGCCGGAGGGGGAGGCGCGCACCATCGGCGTCATCAACCTGGTGGGGCGCAGCACTTCCGAGGCGTTCTCGGCCGGGGACCTGAAGCTGCTCTCCGCCATCGCCAGCCAGATCGGCGCGGCGGTGGAGAACAGCCGGCTGGTGGAGGAGAGCCTGCGCCAGGAGCGGATGGTCCGCGAGATGGAGCTGGCGCACGACCTCCAGCTCAAGCTCCTCCCGTCCACGGAGCAGTTCGACGGCTACGCCGAGGTGGCGGCGCGCTGCGTCCCGGCCGAGTCGGTGGGGGGCGACTTCTACCACCTCTTCCGCCTCCCGGGGGGCCGGCTGGGGGCCATGATCGGCGACGTGTCGAGCCACGGCTTCGGCGCGGCGCTCATCATGGCGCTCACCATGAGCGCCGTCGCCATCCACGCGTCCGAGGGCGACCCCCCGGCCGAGGTGCTGCGGCGGGTGCACCGCACCCTGATCGACGAGCTGGAGACCACGGAGATGTACCTCACCCTCTTCTACGGGGTCATCGACCCGGAGGGCGGGAGGATCACCTACGCCAACGCCGGGCACGGCCACGCCTTCCGCGTCCGCGGCGACGGCGCCACCGAGCGCCTGCGCGCCACGGACCCGCCGCTGGGGATTGTGGACCTGGAGGAGTATCACGAAGACCAGGTGCCGTGGGCTCGCGGCGAGGACCTGCTCTTCCTCTTCACCGACGGGCTCTCCGATTCGCTGGAGGCGGGCGAGGTGGAGGGCTCGCGCATCCTCCTGGACGAGGTGGCGCGCGGACGGGGGATGGGGGTGCGGGAGCTGATCGAGCGCCTCTTCGTGCTGGGCGCGCCGCCGGGCGGGGGGAGCATCCCCGCGGACGACCGCACCGCGCTCCTCGTCCGGCTCTGA
- the rsmA gene encoding 16S rRNA (adenine(1518)-N(6)/adenine(1519)-N(6))-dimethyltransferase RsmA, with protein MSPSRKPRGGGDRPGAPHRAKRSLGQNFLVDPNAQRRIAESLGAGPDDEVLEIGPGQGALTRHLAGRVGRLVLVELDNDLAPRLQQEFAGDPSVEVVHGDILEVPLERLSADPGALRVIGNIPYNITTPILFSLLERRPRPREVVLMVQREVADRILAEPGSKAYGALAVGVRSVADAERVLQVGRQSFRPVPDVESTVVRITPHVPPRLSPEDEVALRDLTRAAFGQRRKQFQRILRDAYGLSPEETEALGAELGFDLRDRPETFTPEQFIVLARALAARRSSRRG; from the coding sequence GTGAGCCCGTCCCGGAAGCCGCGCGGCGGCGGCGACCGCCCCGGCGCCCCGCACCGCGCCAAGCGCTCCCTCGGCCAGAACTTCCTGGTCGATCCCAACGCGCAGCGCCGCATCGCGGAGTCGCTCGGGGCCGGTCCGGACGACGAGGTCCTGGAGATCGGCCCCGGGCAGGGGGCGCTCACCCGCCACCTCGCCGGCCGCGTCGGCCGGCTGGTGCTGGTGGAGCTGGACAACGACCTCGCCCCGCGCCTGCAGCAGGAGTTCGCGGGCGACCCCTCGGTGGAGGTGGTGCACGGCGACATCCTGGAGGTGCCGCTGGAGCGGCTCTCCGCCGACCCGGGGGCCCTGCGGGTCATCGGCAACATCCCCTACAACATCACCACGCCCATCCTCTTCTCGCTCCTGGAGCGCCGCCCGCGCCCGCGGGAGGTCGTGCTCATGGTGCAGCGCGAGGTGGCGGACCGGATCCTGGCCGAGCCGGGGAGCAAGGCCTACGGCGCCCTGGCCGTGGGCGTCCGCTCCGTGGCCGACGCCGAGCGGGTGCTGCAGGTGGGCCGGCAGTCGTTCCGCCCGGTCCCGGACGTGGAGTCCACGGTGGTGCGGATCACCCCGCACGTCCCGCCCCGCCTGTCCCCGGAGGACGAGGTCGCGCTCCGGGATCTGACCCGCGCCGCCTTCGGCCAGCGGCGCAAGCAGTTCCAGCGCATCCTCCGCGACGCCTACGGCCTCTCCCCGGAGGAGACCGAGGCGCTGGGGGCGGAGCTGGGCTTCGACCTGCGCGACCGCCCGGAGACCTTCACCCCCGAGCAGTTCATCGTGCTGGCGCGGGCCCTCGCGGCGCGGCGCTCCTCCCGCCGCGGCTGA